The following nucleotide sequence is from Streptomyces leeuwenhoekii.
TACCCCCTGCGAGGACCTCGTCGTACCGGCGAGGCGACGAGGCGGGCGGTCGCCTCACATGAATCGCGCGATGTACGGGGCGTGCGGCGACTGGGTGTACGTGCTGGAGGGCTGGGGCATGGCGACGTGGGCCACCGGCTACCGGGCGGTGGAGTCGATGCGGCCCGCACCGGACGAGGAGATCGTCTGCGTGACGATGAACGCGTGGCACCCGCCGCCGAGGATCATCCATGCGCCGGGTGACGGGCGCGTCCGGCAGGCGGAGTTCGGGGAGGACACCGGGGGGACTCGGCCCTGGACGCGGCGCTCCACGCGGCCGGCGCGGTGTTTTCCGCCCGTCGGGGAGGTGGACGAAGCCGCCGTGGTGGCGTACTACGAGGAGCACGGGCCCCGCCTGCCCGTGGCGGTGTTCACAGCCGCCGGCGCCTACTGCGGTCTGTCCGTCGGTCAGGAAGCCGTCCAGGCCGGTGATCTGCCCGCGGTCCCGCTGCCCATGGTCTGACCGCCGCCGACGACGGGGGGCGGGGCGGCGGACGGGCGGGGTGAGCAGCCGTCCTCGCGCGACGGGAACCCCTCACGTGCGCCTGTCATCATCAGGGTTTTCGCGGAGCCGGTGGCGCAGCCGGGAGGCTTCCTGGTGCCGGCCGGCGTGGTCGAGGAGGCCGGCCTTCACGACGGCGGCTGCGCGCAGGTCGTCCTGGACGTCCTCCGACGCGGAAGCGAGCCGGGTGAAGGTCGTGATCGCCTCGTCGATGGCCGTCGTCGCCCGCTCGACGTCGGTGCCCGCGGCAGCGCGGATCGCCGCGAACACGTACTGGGCCCGGGCGTGCGACAGGACGTCGCCGGCCCGCGCGGCGAGCGCGCCCAGGGCCGTGACGGCCTCCTCGCTGTGCGCCAGCGCGTCGTCGCCGCGGCCCAGCGCCTGCTCCAGGGGGGCCAGGCCGGCAAGGAGCACCGCCCGCTGACGGAGCAGGCTGGAGAACATGGCGGGGCTCGGGGACGGGATGCGTCCGTCCCGGATCGCGGCCAGGAGACGTTCCCCGGTGGTCGCCTGCTCCTGGTACAGGGCGACGGCCTCCTCGAGCCGGCCCGCCTCGACCAGGGACGCCGTCCTGCGAGCGAGCAGCTCGGTCGCCAGCTCCACGCTCTGCTCGGGGAGCAGGGACACGGCCGGGATGCCGCGTTCCCGGGCGGCGCGCAGCAGGGGGTGGCCAGGTCCCGGCGGGGGCGGGGGCGGGGGTTTCCGGGGCGGTTCCCCCCGGGCGTCGCTGATGCGCCACCAGCGCTGGGCGTCGGTGAGCCGGCCGTGCCGCATCCGGTGATCGGCCAGAGAGCGCATGGCCTCGGCGTGTCCGGCCTCGGCGGCACGCTCGAAGGCCGTCTCGGCCTCGGCCGGACGGCCCTGCTCCGCCATCAGCAGGCCCAGCCGGTGGTCGCCGTCGGGATCGCCGGCCTGTGCGGCGGTGCGGAACCAGTGTTCGGCCGCCGGGAGGTCTCCGTCGTCCCACAGGGCCGCGCCCAGTGACACCATGGCGTTCGTCGCGCCCGCCTCGGCGCCCCGGCGGAACCAGTGCCGTGCCGTCTCCCGGTCCTCCAGTTCCCAGTGCAGGACGCCCAGGTCGTGGCAGCCGACGGTGGCACCGGCGGTGACGGCCCGGGTCCACCACGTCTTCGCCTGCGCCGTCCGCCCCAGTTCCCGGTACAGATGGCCGAGGTTGTACATCGCCTCGGGCAGTCCCGCCTCGGCCGCGCGGAGGTAGAGCTCCTCCGCCTCGGCGGGCCGGCCGGCCTTCACCCACCGCACCCCCTCGTTGAAGGCGTTCACCGCCTCGTCGGACGTGGCGTGCGTGTGCGCGGGGCCGGCGGCGTCCAGGGTCTGCAGGTTGCTCCTGGCGGCGCTCAACGCGGACTCGTAGCCGTCGTCGACGAGCACCAGCCGCTCATAGAGCCCGACCGCCTCGCGCAGGGATGCCGCCGCCTCCTCCCTGTCGACGTGCGCGAGTACCGCTCCGTGACTGGCCAGCGCGTGCGCCAGAACGCCTCCGTGCGCGACGCGGTCGGCCCGGAACAGCTTTCTGGCCAGCCGTACGGCTTCCTCGGCCGCGGTGACCGCCTCGTCGTCCCGGCCGGTGTCGGAGAGCCGGCCCGCGTAGTTCAGCAGGGACAGGGCGAGGTCGGCGGTGTGGGCCCGCGGGTTCAGCGCGACCAGATCGCGGCGGATCCGCACCGCCTCCTCGGCGAACCGCAGCGCCTCGGCGCCGTGCCGGAGCCGGAAGTGCGCGGTGCCGAGGTTGGTCAGCGCCCGCGCCAGACCGGGCAGGTGCGCCTGCGGGGCGGCGCCCGCCAGTTCCCGGTAGAGGGCCACGCTGTCGTCGAAGGCGTTCAGCGCGGCCCGGTCCTGGCCGACCGCCAGCAGCCGGGTGCCCAGTCCGTTGAGCGCGAAGGCGAAACGCGGCGGATCGGCCCAGCCGGTCCCCGCCAGTGTGCGGTGGATCTCGACGGACTCCCGGGCGGCTTCCAGGGCCGCGGTGCGCTGTCCGGTGTTCTGCAACTGGTTCCCGTAGTTGGCCAGGGCCAGGGCCAGAGAGGGAAGGCACTCCTGCCGGCCCTCGAGCACCGATGCGCGCAGCAGTTCGGTGGCCCGCCGGGTGAAGCCCACCGCCTCTTTGTGCCGTCCCAGGTCCGACAGGTAGCCGCCGATGTCCATCGTGCACAGCGCGACCTCCCTCGCGTACGTCCGCGGGTCGAGCTCGTGGAGGCGGTGCAGGGCGGCGAGCGCCTGGTGGTTGGCACGGATCGCCTCGTCCTTGCGCCCGGAGTAGGCCAGGCGCACGCCGAGCCGGGAGTACCAGGACGCGGCGTCCTGCAGCCGGGTCGTGTCGTCCACCCGTTCCCGGACGAGCCGGTCGGTCACCGCGGCTGTGCCGACGTCCAGTTCGACCTGGCGTCCCTCGGGCAGGCGCATCTCGATGCCGAGCAGGACGTCGCTGTCGACGTAGGTGGCCTCGCTGAGCGCGACCAGGGCCGCGCTGCCCGCCTGGACGGCGATGTCCGGCCGTTCCCCGAGCAGCGCGCCCAGCTCCGCGCCCACGTGCGGCCAGCGGTCGGCGGCCGATGCGAGCACCGTGACGGTCCGGCCGGCGCAAGCCGGGACAGGTGCCTCCGGGTCGTCGATGCCGAGCAGGGCCCGGGGCACCGTGGCGGCCCAGGGGTCGGGGTCGTAGCCGGAGACCTCGTGGCCCGGCATCAGCAGGGCGACGAAGTCCTCGGCCAGCCGGTCGGGATACAGCGGCTCCAGCACGTGGGCGCGATCCACGGGCGGATAGCAGAACCGGTGGTCCGTCAGGACTCTGTCGGCGGGCGCCAGTCCGAGACGGTCGAGCCGTGCGAGACCACCGTCGTAGGGGACCGCGCCGCCGAGAACCGCGACGAACACCGCGCGTGCCATCACGGTCGGCGAGGTGTCGAACTCCTCCCCCTGCAGCCGCGAGCCGTACAGCCGGCGCCACCCCATGCGCTCACGGTCCAGCAGGTACGCGGCGATGCCCTCGACACTGTCCGGCATCGCACTGCCGGGATACCGGGCGGTGAGCGCGGCGACCAGGGCGGCCATGTGCAGTGTCAGCACCTGGCCGTAGGCACGGCCGTCGAGGGCTGCCGCGGTCCCGGTGACCGGGCCGTCCACCCCGAGCACCGCGGCGAACCGGTCGCGGGCGGTGGTGAACGCCCGCTCGCGGTCCGGCACGCTGTCGGCGAACCGGCCCAGCGGCAGATCCGTCACCGCCGCGCCGGCCAGCCTCAGCTCTCCCCGCAGCGCGGCCCACCACTGCACGGTCCGGCCGATCAGCAGCACCCGCACGGCCGGGCCGTGCAGCCGCGGATCACGC
It contains:
- a CDS encoding tetratricopeptide repeat protein, translated to MTAAGRRWWGRKAKGAAEATVHDSAEATAESGGTAVTGYGGPEPGTDGTRSASVRVSGTGPVHAAAGGIGISGVVIGDVITGTAPAYRLERFSFTPVVDAARFADQPSRLLDARSQIVPFSGREEELAALADWRDTDTAALSALLLHGPGGEGKTRLAARFAELSAAAGWEVVQARHHATAERPGEEPGSAGTRGLLVVVDYADRWAHPELVELLRDPRLHGPAVRVLLIGRTVQWWAALRGELRLAGAAVTDLPLGRFADSVPDRERAFTTARDRFAAVLGVDGPVTGTAAALDGRAYGQVLTLHMAALVAALTARYPGSAMPDSVEGIAAYLLDRERMGWRRLYGSRLQGEEFDTSPTVMARAVFVAVLGGAVPYDGGLARLDRLGLAPADRVLTDHRFCYPPVDRAHVLEPLYPDRLAEDFVALLMPGHEVSGYDPDPWAATVPRALLGIDDPEAPVPACAGRTVTVLASAADRWPHVGAELGALLGERPDIAVQAGSAALVALSEATYVDSDVLLGIEMRLPEGRQVELDVGTAAVTDRLVRERVDDTTRLQDAASWYSRLGVRLAYSGRKDEAIRANHQALAALHRLHELDPRTYAREVALCTMDIGGYLSDLGRHKEAVGFTRRATELLRASVLEGRQECLPSLALALANYGNQLQNTGQRTAALEAARESVEIHRTLAGTGWADPPRFAFALNGLGTRLLAVGQDRAALNAFDDSVALYRELAGAAPQAHLPGLARALTNLGTAHFRLRHGAEALRFAEEAVRIRRDLVALNPRAHTADLALSLLNYAGRLSDTGRDDEAVTAAEEAVRLARKLFRADRVAHGGVLAHALASHGAVLAHVDREEAAASLREAVGLYERLVLVDDGYESALSAARSNLQTLDAAGPAHTHATSDEAVNAFNEGVRWVKAGRPAEAEELYLRAAEAGLPEAMYNLGHLYRELGRTAQAKTWWTRAVTAGATVGCHDLGVLHWELEDRETARHWFRRGAEAGATNAMVSLGAALWDDGDLPAAEHWFRTAAQAGDPDGDHRLGLLMAEQGRPAEAETAFERAAEAGHAEAMRSLADHRMRHGRLTDAQRWWRISDARGEPPRKPPPPPPPGPGHPLLRAARERGIPAVSLLPEQSVELATELLARRTASLVEAGRLEEAVALYQEQATTGERLLAAIRDGRIPSPSPAMFSSLLRQRAVLLAGLAPLEQALGRGDDALAHSEEAVTALGALAARAGDVLSHARAQYVFAAIRAAAGTDVERATTAIDEAITTFTRLASASEDVQDDLRAAAVVKAGLLDHAGRHQEASRLRHRLRENPDDDRRT